TGATCGATTTGCAACAAGAAGGACCGACCACACTAAATACGCCCTGGGAAAGTGTTCCGTAAATCTCATCAACACACTGATAAATGCTTGAAAGTGATGACCAGCATTTTGCAACATCTTTTTCCCAATTCCCATCTGATAGTCCTAGGAAAGGAATTTCACTGGCAAATAAAGCTTGCTCACAGTGATTTGATCTGTTCCTAGAGGTGAAGCAGCAGGTTCTCCAACCCCAGAGCCAGTTAAGCAAACGTTTTTAAGTGTTGAATGAAAAGCGGGGTTAAAAGGGAACAATTTAGGCAAGCAATGGTCACTGACCAAAGTGATGGCTTTACAACAAGTAGGGCCAAAGAAGTTAACTCTGCCATTAAAGAGTGAATTCATGACATCTGTAAGACACCCCGGTACGCCCAAAAGAGAAGACTAGCATTCCTGTACGTCTTGATTCCCCGGTAAAATCCCTGGTAAAGCAGCCTTACTGGCAGTGATTCCGGAGACCTGTACGTTTCCTTTAGATGGTTGACCACAAGAGTTATTGAGCAAATGAGCAAAGATGGGATTGGAGGGGAACAAATTAGACAAGCAATTTCCCTCAATCTTTGAGATGGCATTGCAACAAGAGGAACCTATAATGCTGAATTGGCCATTGACAAGTGAACCAAAAACTTGAGTAAGACACCCTGGTATGTCTACAAGAGATGAGAAACACTGCCCATTTTCCCCTGAAAGTCCCCCAGCTCCAAGGTTTGGGAACAATCTAGTTATTTGTGGCAACAATCCAGATATTTGTGACAATCCGGGTATTTGAGGTGATCCAGGTGTTTGTTGCAACTGAGCTAGCCCCGTAGGAACGAACATTGCCAAACATGCATATATCAATATGAAAGCAAAGCATTGTGATTTATATGCCATGGTACTTATCGAATTGGATAAACTGGTAGTGTGTGTGAGTACTGGTTTATAATTGGTAATGGAGGATGCTTGAGGCTAATGCAAGCGAGAGGATGGGAACTTATATTACCTATCAATGACATAAAAACTGAAACTTGTTTAAGTGTCATTGATGCATtggtttaatacttcaaaatcCGTTCTACTAATACCATCAATGCtagaaaactttcattaagatCATGGTAAGTTATACTTCATTGATGCTGGTCATTTTTCCCAAAGATGTTCTTGAGAATAACGAATTTAATCTTAATAATGATAAAACTGATGAAGGGGTGTTTCGATATAAAGATCAAGGATTTCAAATAAAACTACTTTGGTTGTTGCTACTTTTCCAATTAATCAAACGTAAAAGAGTTGTCAACTTCTAAATTACAATATCCATGATTTTGTGTATATACCATATATAACTCACAAGAGAATTTTATCgattaaaataaaactcacaGGAGAAATGCTcctcaaaaagagaaaagtagaaacattttaataaatatattgtaagtgttttgatcctttttctattattatagGATAGAAATGTTTTACCCAAACTGTATGCGTActaccaaaaatatattattcaaatttgtGTAAAAGTTTGTGACTgaagaattacatttttttacctAACGTACAcactattgaattacattttttctaTATTCTTAATACTCGTGTCAAATTTCATGCTAATCAAATGTTTTTTACTATGTGGTCCAAAAGCTCATTTTTAATGTACAAATTTAATATACAAATTAAGGCTTAAATTTTGAACAATTAATAGATTAACGTGCTATTGTTCTCcgatcattttgaaattttacatgcaTGAAGGTTATACggagaacatgcaattcaacaatagatttattaaaattcacaataaaaaaaaaaa
The sequence above is drawn from the Quercus lobata isolate SW786 chromosome 12, ValleyOak3.0 Primary Assembly, whole genome shotgun sequence genome and encodes:
- the LOC115970440 gene encoding uncharacterized protein LOC115970440, whose product is MAYKSQCFAFILIYACLAMFVPTGLAQLQQTPGSPQIPGLSQISGLLPQITRLFPNLGAGGLSGENGQCFSSLVDIPGCLTQVFGSLVNGQFSIIGSSCCNAISKIEGNCLSNLFPSNPIFAHLLNNSCGQPSKGNVQVSGITASKAALPGILPGNQDVQEC